From Corvus moneduloides isolate bCorMon1 chromosome 4, bCorMon1.pri, whole genome shotgun sequence, one genomic window encodes:
- the SLC35E3 gene encoding solute carrier family 35 member E3: MGWLPAQGRLAAGLLVNLAASICIVFLNKWLYVRLGFPNLSLTLVHFAITWLGLYLCQALGAFSPKSLQPAQVLPLALSFCGFVVFTNLSLQSNTIGTYQLAKAMTTPVIVVIQSVAYGKTFPLRIKLTLVPITLGVFLNSYYDVKFSVLGMAFATLGVLVTSLYQVWVGAKQHELQVNSMQLLYYQAPMSSAMLLFIIPFFEPVFGEGGIFGPWTLSAVIMVLLSGIIAFMVNLSIYWIIGNTSPVTYNMFGHFKFCITLLGGCLLFKDPLSVNQGLGILCTLFGILAYTHFKLSEQESNKSKLVQRP; this comes from the exons ATGGGCTGGCTGCCGGCGCAGGGCCGGCTGGCGGCTGGGCTGCTGGTCAATCTGGCCGCCTCCATCTGCATCGTCTTCCTGAACAAGTGGCTGTACGTGCGGCTGGGCTTCCCCAACCTCAGCCTCACCCTGGTGCACTTCGCCATCACCTGGCTCGGCCTCTACTTGTGCCAGGCACTCGGCGCCTTCTCCCCCAAGAGCCTCCAGCCCGCGCAGGTGCTGCCGCTGGCGCTCAGCTTCTGCGGCTTCGTCGTCTTCACCAacctctccctgcagagcaaCACCATCGGTACCTACCAGCTGGCCAAGGCCATGACCACGCCGGTCATCGTGGTCATCCAGAGCGTGGCTTACGGCAAGACCTTCCCTCTGCGGATCAAGCTGACCCTG GTCCCTATCACACTGGGTGTTTTCCTCAACTCCTACTACGACGTGAAGTTCAGCGTCCTGGGGATGGCGTTCGCCACCCTGGGCGTCCTGGTGACCTCCCTGTACCAAGTG TGGGTAGGCGCTAAGCAGCATGAGTTGCAGGTAAACTCTATGCAGTTGTTGTACTATCAGGCACCAATGTCCTCAGCTATGTTGTTGTTCATCATACCCTTCTTCGAGCCAGTCTTTGGAGAAGGGGGAATATTTGGGCCCTGGACGCTTTCTGCTGTG ATAATGGTACTGCTGTCTGGAATAATAGCCTTTATGGTAAACTTGTCCATTTACTGGATCATTGGAAATACGTCACCTGTCAC GTATAACATGTTTGGACATTTCAAGTTCTGCATCACCCTCCTGGGAGGGTGCCTCTTATTTAAGGATCCATTGTCTGTTAACCAAGGCCTTGGGATTCTGTGCACACTGTTTGGCATTTTAGCCTACACCCACTTCAAGCTTAGTGAGCAGGAAAGCAATAAGAGTAAATTGGTCCAGCGTCCATAG